One region of Sebastes fasciatus isolate fSebFas1 chromosome 1, fSebFas1.pri, whole genome shotgun sequence genomic DNA includes:
- the LOC141768123 gene encoding inter-alpha-trypsin inhibitor heavy chain H3-like isoform X7, with protein sequence MERAVVQITLFGLLLALTTTLPSKDNWDIYSFHINSTVTSRYATTVITSRMANRMDESKEIEFHVRIPKNAFISKFRMFIDGQVYDGVVKGKEKALQQYTEAVSRGQSAGIVSSVGRTLEEFKTSVTVAAHKKVTFELTYEELLKRRLGKYELQIHARPMQPVKDFKVDVYINEKAGINFIEVKGGLSTKALANAITKTHADKQAWVYFYPTEDQQRTCDSCGEQGMNGDLVIVYDVNRNTSLGDIKRSSGYFVHHFAPYGLARIPKNVVFVIDQSGSMHGRKMQQTRIALIHILSDLAEDDHFGLFTFDHGINHWKRELVQANEENLESAKKFARDIKDQGSTDINGAVLEGARMLNAHPREGSASILILLTDGDPTSGVTNLEQIQSNVRGAIAGKFPLYCLGFGFDVNFEFLEKMSLQNNGVARRIYEDSDADLQLKGFYEEVATPLLTDVTMIYNGGTNLTQTNFSQYYNGSEIVVAGQITDNDIETFTAQVVAISRNRKMTFSDTNATVESTETASGSHIQRVWAYLTVKQLLEKELLLSGPEKENMKKEALELSLKYSFVTPLTSMVVTKPPGENTDVLHKPKEGVDYDDDAMVDYGLSMSDPLHSIEQDSAIHAPLSHRFLLKTENLSLPLCFDVTGDVRLKLLHHPNRELSVNGELDSVSYGGFKRIVIHFKTDLYVEVDTNEITVREGQTLTRHTGQDLITAGSLTVIRRDKEVDVAAGDTRMVFLIHEKDGVKFLWPVLRQQPSDNNATGILAVKPAVYEEVQQTPSTKLKIEDQEVDVTRANAVDYSIVSNPTLDCWLMSAESALQRRLDDFIVTQL encoded by the exons ATGGAGAGAGCTGTGGTGCAAATCACCCTCTTTGGGCTGCTGCTGGCTTTGACCACCACACTACCAAGCAAG GACAACTGGGACATCTACAGCTTTCACATCAACTCCACAGTGACCAGTCGTTATGCAACCACTGTCATCACAAGCCGCATGGCCAATCGTATGGACGAGTCCAAGGAAATAGAATTCCACGTCCGGATTCCAAAGAACGCCTTCATCAGtaaattcagaat GTTTATAGATGGCCAAGTGTACGACGGTGTTGTGAAAGGTAAAGAGAAAGCTCTGCAGCAGTACACCGAGGCTGTGTCCCGAGGCCAAAGCGCTGGGATTGTCAG TTCTGTAGGGAGGACCCTGGAGGAATTTAAGACCTCTGTGACTGTAGCTGCACACAAAAAGGTCACGTTTGAACTCACATATGAGGAGCTGCTGAAACGCAGGCTTGGCAAGTACGAGCTGCAAATCCACGCTCGACCCATGCAGCCTGTCAAAGACTTCAAG GTTGATGTGTACATTAATGAGAAGGCGGGCATCAATTTCATCGAGGTTAAAGGAGGACTAAGCACCAAAGCCCTGGCTAATGCCATCACCAAAACACATGCTGACAAACAG GCGTGGGTGTATTTCTACCCGACAGAGGACCAACAGAGAACCTGTGACAGCTGTGGAGAGCAGGGTATGAATGGAGATCTGGTTATTGTTTATGATGTCAACAGGAACACCTCACTGGGAGACATCAAG AGATCATCTGGGTACTTTGTTCATCACTTTGCTCCATATGGTCTTGCCCGCATACCAAAAAATGTTGTCTTCGTTATTGATCAAAGTGGCTCAATGCACGGCAGAAAAATGCAGCAG ACCCGAATAGCATTAATCCACATCTTGAGCGACCTGGCTGAGGATGACCACTTTGGTCTCTTCACTTTTGATCACGGCATTAATCACTGGAAACGAGAACTTGTTCAGGCCAACGAGGAAAACCTGGAGAGTGCCAAGAAATTTGCACGGGATATTAAAGACCAAGGAT CCACAGACATTAACGGAGCAGTGTTGGAAGGAGCACGTATGCTGAATGCACATCCCAGAGAAGGTTCAGCGTCTATCCTTATACTTCTCACCGATGGAGACCCGACCTCAG GGGTGACAAATCTCGAACAAATACAGTCAAATGTCAGAGGGGCTATCGCAGGCAAATTCCCACTCTACTGTCTTGGTTTTGGTTTTGATGTCAATTTTGAGTTCCTTGAGAAGATGTCGCTGCAGAACAATGGTGTGGCACGACGGATTTATGAAGACTCTGACGCTGATTTACAGCTGAAG GGTTTCTATGAAGAGGTGGCCACTCCTCTGTTGACAGATGTGACAATGATCTATAATGGTGGGACCAATCTAACCCAGACTAACTTCAGCCAGTATTATAATGGCTCTGAGATTGTGGTGGCCGGTCAGATCACTGACAATGACATTGAAACCTTCACTGCGCAAGTTGTGGCCATTTCG AGGAATAGAAAGATGACATTTTCTGACACAAACGCCACCGTGGAGTCCACTGAAACGGCGTCTGGCAGCCACATCCAGAGGGTTTGGGCCTACCTTACAGTCAAACAGCTTCTGGAGAAAGA GCTGCTGTTATCTGGACCTGAGAAGGAGAACATGAAGAAAGAGGCCTTGGAGCTGTCGCTGAAGTACAGCTTTGTAACCCCACTCACATCCATGGTGGTCACCAAGCCTCCAGGGGAGAACACAGATGTGCTGCATAAACCCAAGGAAG GTGTTGATTACGACGATGATGCAATGGTCGATTATGGCCTTAGTATGAGCGACCCTCTTCACAGCATTGAGCAGGACAGTGCAATTCATG CTCCTCTTTCCCACAGGTTTTTGCTAAAAACTGAGAATCTGTCTCTTCCACTTTGCTTTGACGTCACTGGAGATGTTCGCCTTAAACTTCTTCATCATCCCAACAGAG AACTGTCTGTGAATGGTGAGCTTGATTCAGTATCGTATGGAGGCTTCAAAAGGATCGTCATCCACTTCAAGACTGACCTGTATGTTGAGGTTGACACCAATGAAATCACTGTACGAGAGGGACAGACACTGACACGCCACACTGGACAGGATCTCATCACAGCTGGAAG TTTGACAGTGATTAGGCGGGACAAGGAAGTAGATGTTGCAGCTGGAGACACACGCATGGTCTTCTTAATTCACGAGAAGGATGGCGTTAAATTCCTCTGGCCGGTTTTAAGACAGCAGCCATCAGACAACAACGCTACAGGAATTTTAG CTGTAAAGCCAGCAGTTTATGAGGAGGTGCAACAAACTCCCTCAACAAAACTGAAGATCGAGGACCAGGAGGTTGACGTTACCAG GGCCAATGCTGTTGACTACAGTATTGTCTCTAACCCGACACTGGACTGCTGGCTCATGTCTGCTGAGTCTGCCCTGCAGAGACGCCTGGATGATTTCATTGTTACACAACTTTAA
- the LOC141768123 gene encoding inter-alpha-trypsin inhibitor heavy chain H3-like isoform X1 → MERAVVQITLFGLLLALTTTLPSKDNWDIYSFHINSTVTSRYATTVITSRMANRMDESKEIEFHVRIPKNAFISKFRMFIDGQVYDGVVKGKEKALQQYTEAVSRGQSAGIVSSVGRTLEEFKTSVTVAAHKKVTFELTYEELLKRRLGKYELQIHARPMQPVKDFKVDVYINEKAGINFIEVKGGLSTKALANAITKTHADKQAWVYFYPTEDQQRTCDSCGEQGMNGDLVIVYDVNRNTSLGDIKRSSGYFVHHFAPYGLARIPKNVVFVIDQSGSMHGRKMQQTRIALIHILSDLAEDDHFGLFTFDHGINHWKRELVQANEENLESAKKFARDIKDQGSTDINGAVLEGARMLNAHPREGSASILILLTDGDPTSGVTNLEQIQSNVRGAIAGKFPLYCLGFGFDVNFEFLEKMSLQNNGVARRIYEDSDADLQLKGFYEEVATPLLTDVTMIYNGGTNLTQTNFSQYYNGSEIVVAGQITDNDIETFTAQVVAISRNRKMTFSDTNATVESTETASGSHIQRVWAYLTVKQLLEKELLLSGPEKENMKKEALELSLKYSFVTPLTSMVVTKPPGENTDVLHKPKEGETPQAQDRFVMHSPPMRRGHPVHGGSTQLKIMAINTRHDPLPGPIGHMIPFLAVEDRDYGPLPTLVLDISTHAIDYSDYGPRPSIVPDSATHAPLSHRFLLKTENLSLPLCFDVTGDVRLKLLHHPNRELSVNGELDSVSYGGFKRIAIHFKTDLYVEVDTNEITVREGQTLTRHTGQDLITAGSLTVIRRDKEVDVAAGDTRMVFLIHEKEGVKFLWPVLRQQPSDNNATGILALKPAVYEEVQQTPSTKLKIEDQEVDVTRANAVDYSIVSNPTLDCWLMSAESALQRRLDDFIVTQL, encoded by the exons ATGGAGAGAGCTGTGGTGCAAATCACCCTCTTTGGGCTGCTGCTGGCTTTGACCACCACACTACCAAGCAAG GACAACTGGGACATCTACAGCTTTCACATCAACTCCACAGTGACCAGTCGTTATGCAACCACTGTCATCACAAGCCGCATGGCCAATCGTATGGACGAGTCCAAGGAAATAGAATTCCACGTCCGGATTCCAAAGAACGCCTTCATCAGtaaattcagaat GTTTATAGATGGCCAAGTGTACGACGGTGTTGTGAAAGGTAAAGAGAAAGCTCTGCAGCAGTACACCGAGGCTGTGTCCCGAGGCCAAAGCGCTGGGATTGTCAG TTCTGTAGGGAGGACCCTGGAGGAATTTAAGACCTCTGTGACTGTAGCTGCACACAAAAAGGTCACGTTTGAACTCACATATGAGGAGCTGCTGAAACGCAGGCTTGGCAAGTACGAGCTGCAAATCCACGCTCGACCCATGCAGCCTGTCAAAGACTTCAAG GTTGATGTGTACATTAATGAGAAGGCGGGCATCAATTTCATCGAGGTTAAAGGAGGACTAAGCACCAAAGCCCTGGCTAATGCCATCACCAAAACACATGCTGACAAACAG GCGTGGGTGTATTTCTACCCGACAGAGGACCAACAGAGAACCTGTGACAGCTGTGGAGAGCAGGGTATGAATGGAGATCTGGTTATTGTTTATGATGTCAACAGGAACACCTCACTGGGAGACATCAAG AGATCATCTGGGTACTTTGTTCATCACTTTGCTCCATATGGTCTTGCCCGCATACCAAAAAATGTTGTCTTCGTTATTGATCAAAGTGGCTCAATGCACGGCAGAAAAATGCAGCAG ACCCGAATAGCATTAATCCACATCTTGAGCGACCTGGCTGAGGATGACCACTTTGGTCTCTTCACTTTTGATCACGGCATTAATCACTGGAAACGAGAACTTGTTCAGGCCAACGAGGAAAACCTGGAGAGTGCCAAGAAATTTGCACGGGATATTAAAGACCAAGGAT CCACAGACATTAACGGAGCAGTGTTGGAAGGAGCACGTATGCTGAATGCACATCCCAGAGAAGGTTCAGCGTCTATCCTTATACTTCTCACCGATGGAGACCCGACCTCAG GGGTGACAAATCTCGAACAAATACAGTCAAATGTCAGAGGGGCTATCGCAGGCAAATTCCCACTCTACTGTCTTGGTTTTGGTTTTGATGTCAATTTTGAGTTCCTTGAGAAGATGTCGCTGCAGAACAATGGTGTGGCACGACGGATTTATGAAGACTCTGACGCTGATTTACAGCTGAAG GGTTTCTATGAAGAGGTGGCCACTCCTCTGTTGACAGATGTGACAATGATCTATAATGGTGGGACCAATCTAACCCAGACTAACTTCAGCCAGTATTATAATGGCTCTGAGATTGTGGTGGCCGGTCAGATCACTGACAATGACATTGAAACCTTCACTGCGCAAGTTGTGGCCATTTCG AGGAATAGAAAGATGACATTTTCTGACACAAACGCCACCGTGGAGTCCACTGAAACGGCGTCTGGCAGCCACATCCAGAGGGTTTGGGCCTACCTTACAGTCAAACAGCTTCTGGAGAAAGA GCTGCTGTTATCTGGACCTGAGAAGGAGAACATGAAGAAAGAGGCCTTGGAGCTGTCGCTGAAGTACAGCTTTGTAACCCCACTCACATCCATGGTGGTCACCAAGCCTCCAGGGGAGAACACAGATGTGCTGCATAAACCCAAGGAAGGTGAAACACCACAGGCACAGGATCGTTTTGTAATGCATAGTCCACCTATGCGGAGAGGTCACCCGGTACACGGCGGTTCAACTC AACTAAAGATAATGGCGATAAACACTCGTCATGACCCCCTTCCAGGTCCAATTGGTCATATGATACCTTTTCTAG CTGTTGAGGACAGAGATTATGGCCCTCTTCCCACCCTTGTGCTAGACATTTCAACTCATG CTATTGATTACAGCGATTATGGCCCTCGTCCTAGCATTGTGCCAGACAGTGCAACTCATG CTCCTCTTTCCCACAGGTTTTTGCTAAAAACTGAGAATCTGTCTCTTCCACTTTGCTTTGACGTCACTGGAGATGTTCGCCTTAAACTACTTCATCATCCCAACAGAG AGCTGTCTGTGAATGGTGAGCTTGATTCAGTATCGTATGGAGGCTTCAAAAGGATCGCCATCCACTTCAAGACTGACCTGTATGTTGAGGTTGACACCAATGAAATCACTGTACGAGAGGGACAGACACTGACACGCCACACTGGACAGGATCTCATCACAGCTGGAAG TTTGACAGTGATTCGGCGCGACAAGGAAGTAGATGTTGCAGCTGGAGACACACGCATGGTCTTCTTAATTCACGAGAAGGAAGGCGTTAAATTCCTCTGGCCGGTTTTAAGACAGCAGCCATCAGACAACAACGCTACAGGAATTTTAG CTCTAAAGCCAGCAGTTTATGAGGAGGTGCAACAAACTCCCTCAACAAAACTGAAGATCGAGGACCAGGAGGTTGACGTTACCAG GGCCAATGCTGTTGACTACAGTATTGTCTCTAACCCGACACTGGATTGCTGGCTCATGTCTGCTGAGTCTGCCCTGCAGAGACGCCTGGATGATTTCATTGTTACACAACTTTAA
- the LOC141768123 gene encoding inter-alpha-trypsin inhibitor heavy chain H3-like isoform X4, protein MERAVVQITLFGLLLALTTTLPSKDNWDIYSFHINSTVTSRYATTVITSRMANRMDESKEIEFHVRIPKNAFISKFRMFIDGQVYDGVVKGKEKALQQYTEAVSRGQSAGIVSSVGRTLEEFKTSVTVAAHKKVTFELTYEELLKRRLGKYELQIHARPMQPVKDFKVDVYINEKAGINFIEVKGGLSTKALANAITKTHADKQAWVYFYPTEDQQRTCDSCGEQGMNGDLVIVYDVNRNTSLGDIKRSSGYFVHHFAPYGLARIPKNVVFVIDQSGSMHGRKMQQTRIALIHILSDLAEDDHFGLFTFDHGINHWKRELVQANEENLESAKKFARDIKDQGSTDINGAVLEGARMLNAHPREGSASILILLTDGDPTSGVTNLEQIQSNVRGAIAGKFPLYCLGFGFDVNFEFLEKMSLQNNGVARRIYEDSDADLQLKGFYEEVATPLLTDVTMIYNGGTNLTQTNFSQYYNGSEIVVAGQITDNDIETFTAQVVAISRNRKMTFSDTNATVESTETASGSHIQRVWAYLTVKQLLEKELLLSGPEKENMKKEALELSLKYSFVTPLTSMVVTKPPGENTDVLHKPKEGETPQAQDRFVMHSPPMRRGHPVHGGSTPVEDRDYGPLPTLVLDISTHAIDYSDYGPRPSIVPDSATHAPLSHRFLLKTENLSLPLCFDVTGDVRLKLLHHPNRELSVNGELDSVSYGGFKRIAIHFKTDLYVEVDTNEITVREGQTLTRHTGQDLITAGSLTVIRRDKEVDVAAGDTRMVFLIHEKEGVKFLWPVLRQQPSDNNATGILALKPAVYEEVQQTPSTKLKIEDQEVDVTRANAVDYSIVSNPTLDCWLMSAESALQRRLDDFIVTQL, encoded by the exons ATGGAGAGAGCTGTGGTGCAAATCACCCTCTTTGGGCTGCTGCTGGCTTTGACCACCACACTACCAAGCAAG GACAACTGGGACATCTACAGCTTTCACATCAACTCCACAGTGACCAGTCGTTATGCAACCACTGTCATCACAAGCCGCATGGCCAATCGTATGGACGAGTCCAAGGAAATAGAATTCCACGTCCGGATTCCAAAGAACGCCTTCATCAGtaaattcagaat GTTTATAGATGGCCAAGTGTACGACGGTGTTGTGAAAGGTAAAGAGAAAGCTCTGCAGCAGTACACCGAGGCTGTGTCCCGAGGCCAAAGCGCTGGGATTGTCAG TTCTGTAGGGAGGACCCTGGAGGAATTTAAGACCTCTGTGACTGTAGCTGCACACAAAAAGGTCACGTTTGAACTCACATATGAGGAGCTGCTGAAACGCAGGCTTGGCAAGTACGAGCTGCAAATCCACGCTCGACCCATGCAGCCTGTCAAAGACTTCAAG GTTGATGTGTACATTAATGAGAAGGCGGGCATCAATTTCATCGAGGTTAAAGGAGGACTAAGCACCAAAGCCCTGGCTAATGCCATCACCAAAACACATGCTGACAAACAG GCGTGGGTGTATTTCTACCCGACAGAGGACCAACAGAGAACCTGTGACAGCTGTGGAGAGCAGGGTATGAATGGAGATCTGGTTATTGTTTATGATGTCAACAGGAACACCTCACTGGGAGACATCAAG AGATCATCTGGGTACTTTGTTCATCACTTTGCTCCATATGGTCTTGCCCGCATACCAAAAAATGTTGTCTTCGTTATTGATCAAAGTGGCTCAATGCACGGCAGAAAAATGCAGCAG ACCCGAATAGCATTAATCCACATCTTGAGCGACCTGGCTGAGGATGACCACTTTGGTCTCTTCACTTTTGATCACGGCATTAATCACTGGAAACGAGAACTTGTTCAGGCCAACGAGGAAAACCTGGAGAGTGCCAAGAAATTTGCACGGGATATTAAAGACCAAGGAT CCACAGACATTAACGGAGCAGTGTTGGAAGGAGCACGTATGCTGAATGCACATCCCAGAGAAGGTTCAGCGTCTATCCTTATACTTCTCACCGATGGAGACCCGACCTCAG GGGTGACAAATCTCGAACAAATACAGTCAAATGTCAGAGGGGCTATCGCAGGCAAATTCCCACTCTACTGTCTTGGTTTTGGTTTTGATGTCAATTTTGAGTTCCTTGAGAAGATGTCGCTGCAGAACAATGGTGTGGCACGACGGATTTATGAAGACTCTGACGCTGATTTACAGCTGAAG GGTTTCTATGAAGAGGTGGCCACTCCTCTGTTGACAGATGTGACAATGATCTATAATGGTGGGACCAATCTAACCCAGACTAACTTCAGCCAGTATTATAATGGCTCTGAGATTGTGGTGGCCGGTCAGATCACTGACAATGACATTGAAACCTTCACTGCGCAAGTTGTGGCCATTTCG AGGAATAGAAAGATGACATTTTCTGACACAAACGCCACCGTGGAGTCCACTGAAACGGCGTCTGGCAGCCACATCCAGAGGGTTTGGGCCTACCTTACAGTCAAACAGCTTCTGGAGAAAGA GCTGCTGTTATCTGGACCTGAGAAGGAGAACATGAAGAAAGAGGCCTTGGAGCTGTCGCTGAAGTACAGCTTTGTAACCCCACTCACATCCATGGTGGTCACCAAGCCTCCAGGGGAGAACACAGATGTGCTGCATAAACCCAAGGAAGGTGAAACACCACAGGCACAGGATCGTTTTGTAATGCATAGTCCACCTATGCGGAGAGGTCACCCGGTACACGGCGGTTCAACTC CTGTTGAGGACAGAGATTATGGCCCTCTTCCCACCCTTGTGCTAGACATTTCAACTCATG CTATTGATTACAGCGATTATGGCCCTCGTCCTAGCATTGTGCCAGACAGTGCAACTCATG CTCCTCTTTCCCACAGGTTTTTGCTAAAAACTGAGAATCTGTCTCTTCCACTTTGCTTTGACGTCACTGGAGATGTTCGCCTTAAACTACTTCATCATCCCAACAGAG AGCTGTCTGTGAATGGTGAGCTTGATTCAGTATCGTATGGAGGCTTCAAAAGGATCGCCATCCACTTCAAGACTGACCTGTATGTTGAGGTTGACACCAATGAAATCACTGTACGAGAGGGACAGACACTGACACGCCACACTGGACAGGATCTCATCACAGCTGGAAG TTTGACAGTGATTCGGCGCGACAAGGAAGTAGATGTTGCAGCTGGAGACACACGCATGGTCTTCTTAATTCACGAGAAGGAAGGCGTTAAATTCCTCTGGCCGGTTTTAAGACAGCAGCCATCAGACAACAACGCTACAGGAATTTTAG CTCTAAAGCCAGCAGTTTATGAGGAGGTGCAACAAACTCCCTCAACAAAACTGAAGATCGAGGACCAGGAGGTTGACGTTACCAG GGCCAATGCTGTTGACTACAGTATTGTCTCTAACCCGACACTGGATTGCTGGCTCATGTCTGCTGAGTCTGCCCTGCAGAGACGCCTGGATGATTTCATTGTTACACAACTTTAA
- the LOC141768123 gene encoding inter-alpha-trypsin inhibitor heavy chain H3-like isoform X5 encodes MERAVVQITLFGLLLALTTTLPSKDNWDIYSFHINSTVTSRYATTVITSRMANRMDESKEIEFHVRIPKNAFISKFRMFIDGQVYDGVVKGKEKALQQYTEAVSRGQSAGIVSSVGRTLEEFKTSVTVAAHKKVTFELTYEELLKRRLGKYELQIHARPMQPVKDFKVDVYINEKAGINFIEVKGGLSTKALANAITKTHADKQAWVYFYPTEDQQRTCDSCGEQGMNGDLVIVYDVNRNTSLGDIKRSSGYFVHHFAPYGLARIPKNVVFVIDQSGSMHGRKMQQTRIALIHILSDLAEDDHFGLFTFDHGINHWKRELVQANEENLESAKKFARDIKDQGSTDINGAVLEGARMLNAHPREGSASILILLTDGDPTSGVTNLEQIQSNVRGAIAGKFPLYCLGFGFDVNFEFLEKMSLQNNGVARRIYEDSDADLQLKGFYEEVATPLLTDVTMIYNGGTNLTQTNFSQYYNGSEIVVAGQITDNDIETFTAQVVAISRNRKMTFSDTNATVESTETASGSHIQRVWAYLTVKQLLEKELLLSGPEKENMKKEALELSLKYSFVTPLTSMVVTKPPGENTDVLHKPKEELKIMAINTRHDPLPGPIGHMIPFLAVEDRDYGPLPTLVLDISTHAIDYSDYGPRPSIVPDSATHAPLSHRFLLKTENLSLPLCFDVTGDVRLKLLHHPNRELSVNGELDSVSYGGFKRIAIHFKTDLYVEVDTNEITVREGQTLTRHTGQDLITAGSLTVIRRDKEVDVAAGDTRMVFLIHEKEGVKFLWPVLRQQPSDNNATGILALKPAVYEEVQQTPSTKLKIEDQEVDVTRANAVDYSIVSNPTLDCWLMSAESALQRRLDDFIVTQL; translated from the exons ATGGAGAGAGCTGTGGTGCAAATCACCCTCTTTGGGCTGCTGCTGGCTTTGACCACCACACTACCAAGCAAG GACAACTGGGACATCTACAGCTTTCACATCAACTCCACAGTGACCAGTCGTTATGCAACCACTGTCATCACAAGCCGCATGGCCAATCGTATGGACGAGTCCAAGGAAATAGAATTCCACGTCCGGATTCCAAAGAACGCCTTCATCAGtaaattcagaat GTTTATAGATGGCCAAGTGTACGACGGTGTTGTGAAAGGTAAAGAGAAAGCTCTGCAGCAGTACACCGAGGCTGTGTCCCGAGGCCAAAGCGCTGGGATTGTCAG TTCTGTAGGGAGGACCCTGGAGGAATTTAAGACCTCTGTGACTGTAGCTGCACACAAAAAGGTCACGTTTGAACTCACATATGAGGAGCTGCTGAAACGCAGGCTTGGCAAGTACGAGCTGCAAATCCACGCTCGACCCATGCAGCCTGTCAAAGACTTCAAG GTTGATGTGTACATTAATGAGAAGGCGGGCATCAATTTCATCGAGGTTAAAGGAGGACTAAGCACCAAAGCCCTGGCTAATGCCATCACCAAAACACATGCTGACAAACAG GCGTGGGTGTATTTCTACCCGACAGAGGACCAACAGAGAACCTGTGACAGCTGTGGAGAGCAGGGTATGAATGGAGATCTGGTTATTGTTTATGATGTCAACAGGAACACCTCACTGGGAGACATCAAG AGATCATCTGGGTACTTTGTTCATCACTTTGCTCCATATGGTCTTGCCCGCATACCAAAAAATGTTGTCTTCGTTATTGATCAAAGTGGCTCAATGCACGGCAGAAAAATGCAGCAG ACCCGAATAGCATTAATCCACATCTTGAGCGACCTGGCTGAGGATGACCACTTTGGTCTCTTCACTTTTGATCACGGCATTAATCACTGGAAACGAGAACTTGTTCAGGCCAACGAGGAAAACCTGGAGAGTGCCAAGAAATTTGCACGGGATATTAAAGACCAAGGAT CCACAGACATTAACGGAGCAGTGTTGGAAGGAGCACGTATGCTGAATGCACATCCCAGAGAAGGTTCAGCGTCTATCCTTATACTTCTCACCGATGGAGACCCGACCTCAG GGGTGACAAATCTCGAACAAATACAGTCAAATGTCAGAGGGGCTATCGCAGGCAAATTCCCACTCTACTGTCTTGGTTTTGGTTTTGATGTCAATTTTGAGTTCCTTGAGAAGATGTCGCTGCAGAACAATGGTGTGGCACGACGGATTTATGAAGACTCTGACGCTGATTTACAGCTGAAG GGTTTCTATGAAGAGGTGGCCACTCCTCTGTTGACAGATGTGACAATGATCTATAATGGTGGGACCAATCTAACCCAGACTAACTTCAGCCAGTATTATAATGGCTCTGAGATTGTGGTGGCCGGTCAGATCACTGACAATGACATTGAAACCTTCACTGCGCAAGTTGTGGCCATTTCG AGGAATAGAAAGATGACATTTTCTGACACAAACGCCACCGTGGAGTCCACTGAAACGGCGTCTGGCAGCCACATCCAGAGGGTTTGGGCCTACCTTACAGTCAAACAGCTTCTGGAGAAAGA GCTGCTGTTATCTGGACCTGAGAAGGAGAACATGAAGAAAGAGGCCTTGGAGCTGTCGCTGAAGTACAGCTTTGTAACCCCACTCACATCCATGGTGGTCACCAAGCCTCCAGGGGAGAACACAGATGTGCTGCATAAACCCAAGGAAG AACTAAAGATAATGGCGATAAACACTCGTCATGACCCCCTTCCAGGTCCAATTGGTCATATGATACCTTTTCTAG CTGTTGAGGACAGAGATTATGGCCCTCTTCCCACCCTTGTGCTAGACATTTCAACTCATG CTATTGATTACAGCGATTATGGCCCTCGTCCTAGCATTGTGCCAGACAGTGCAACTCATG CTCCTCTTTCCCACAGGTTTTTGCTAAAAACTGAGAATCTGTCTCTTCCACTTTGCTTTGACGTCACTGGAGATGTTCGCCTTAAACTACTTCATCATCCCAACAGAG AGCTGTCTGTGAATGGTGAGCTTGATTCAGTATCGTATGGAGGCTTCAAAAGGATCGCCATCCACTTCAAGACTGACCTGTATGTTGAGGTTGACACCAATGAAATCACTGTACGAGAGGGACAGACACTGACACGCCACACTGGACAGGATCTCATCACAGCTGGAAG TTTGACAGTGATTCGGCGCGACAAGGAAGTAGATGTTGCAGCTGGAGACACACGCATGGTCTTCTTAATTCACGAGAAGGAAGGCGTTAAATTCCTCTGGCCGGTTTTAAGACAGCAGCCATCAGACAACAACGCTACAGGAATTTTAG CTCTAAAGCCAGCAGTTTATGAGGAGGTGCAACAAACTCCCTCAACAAAACTGAAGATCGAGGACCAGGAGGTTGACGTTACCAG GGCCAATGCTGTTGACTACAGTATTGTCTCTAACCCGACACTGGATTGCTGGCTCATGTCTGCTGAGTCTGCCCTGCAGAGACGCCTGGATGATTTCATTGTTACACAACTTTAA